The following proteins are co-located in the Vigna angularis cultivar LongXiaoDou No.4 chromosome 2, ASM1680809v1, whole genome shotgun sequence genome:
- the LOC108326914 gene encoding jasmonate-induced oxygenase 2, which produces MLSCQAWPEPVVRVQALAESGLSSIPSRYIKPLSQRPSNNTLPSPQTHHQHAEYHDHANIPVIDLEQLSSKNESVRKEGLKKMAEACSEWGFFQVVNHGVSHELMKNSRELWREFFNQPLEVKEEHANSPTTYEGYGSRLGVQKGASLDWSDYFFLHYMPPSVRNQAKWPAFPSSLRKVIGEYGEGVVKLGGRILEMISINLGLKEDFMINAFGGESEVGACLRVNFYPKCPQPDLTLGLSPHSDPGGMTILLPDDFVSGLQVRKGDQWITVKPVPNAFIINIGDQIQVLSNAIYKSVEHRVIVNSNQDRVSLAMFYNPRSDLLIQPAKELVTEERPALYSPMTYDEYRLYIRLNGTCGKAQVESLTSKSSLQ; this is translated from the exons ATGCTGAGTTGCCAAGCATGGCCAGAACCAGTGGTTCGAGTCCAAGCCTTAGCAGAAAGTGGCCTCAGCTCTATTCCTTCCCGTTACATTAAGCCACTCTCCCAAAGACCCTCCAACAACACTCTTCCCTCTCCTCAAACTCATCACCAACATGCTGAATACCATGATCATGCCAACATCCCTGTCATTGATCTTGAGCAACTCTCTTCGAAGAATGAGAGTGTTCGAAAAGAGGGGCTGAAGAAGATGGCAGAGGCTTGCAGTGAGTGGGGTTTCTTTCAGGTGGTGAACCATGGAGTTAGCCATGAGTTGATGAAGAATTCTAGGGAGCTGTGGCGTGAATTCTTCAACCAGCCTCTTGAGGTGAAGGAGGAGCATGCAAACTCCCCCACCACTTATGAGGGCTATGGAAGTCGCTTGGGAGTGCAGAAGGGAGCCTCCTTGGATTGGAGTGACTACTTCTTCCTTCATTACATGCCTCCCTCTGTCAGAAACCAAGCTAAATGGCCTGCATTTCCATCATCCTTGAG GAAAGTGATTGGTGAATATGGAGAAGGAGTGGTTAAGCTGGGAGGAAGAATACTGGAAATGATATCAATAAACCTTGGTTTGAAAGAGGATTTCATGATTAATGCATTTGGGGGTGAAAGTGAGGTTGGAGCATGTTTAAGGGTGAATTTCTATCCAAAGTGCCCTCAACCTGACCTCACTTTAGGACTCTCCCCTCACTCAGACCCTGGTGGCATGACCATTCTCCTCCCTGATGATTTTGTTTCTGGCCTTCAAGTTCGCAAAGGGGACCAATGGATCACTGTTAAGCCTGTCCCAAATGCCTTCATCATCAACATCGGTGACCAAATTCAG GTGCTGAGCAATGCAATTTACAAGAGTGTAGAACACAGGGTGATTGTGAACTCAAACCAAGATCGTGTGTCTTTGGCCATGTTCTATAACCCAAGGAGTGATTTACTGATTCAACCAGCCAAAGAGCTTGTGACAGAGGAGAGACCAGCCTTGTACTCACCAATGACATATGATGAATATAGACTTTACATTAGGCTAAATGGAACATGTGGGAAGGCCCAAGTTGAATCACTCACTTCCAAATCCTccttacaataa
- the LOC108328769 gene encoding myb family transcription factor PHL7, producing the protein MGSSRSRASATAKERLRWTQELHDRFVVAVNRLGGPDRATPKGILKGMKTMGISELSIYHVKSHLQKYRISKLIPESSTRGKVEKRSISDILPNFSSISALQLKELLQMQKEVQNRLGDKTQVARSMKEKVEAQGRYMERLGQSSEMKTRTGKACKAFDSSTTAPLPSLSEESESLKSQSEKEHESVKKQRISEEGVFPLSFEHASSTPPEFYNQTWNLPWSQLAAACLSTLDPSFIF; encoded by the exons ATGGGTTCCTCTCGCTCACGTGCCTCTGCCACCGCCAAAGAACGCCTACGCTGGACACAAGAACTCCATGATCGCTTTGTAGTGGCTGTAAATAGACTAGGTGGCCCTGATC GGGCAACACCAAAAGGTATATTGAAAGGAATGAAGACTATGGGTATTTCAGAGCTAAGCATTTATCATGTCAAAAGCCACTTGCAG AAATACAGGATCTCCAAATTGATTCCAGAGTCCTCCACAA GAGGAAAAGTTGAGAAGAGAAGCATATCAGATATACTTCCAAATTTTAGCTCTATATC TGCTCTTCAACTAAAGGAACTGCTTCAAATGCAGAAAGAGGTGCAAAATCGCTTGGGTGATAAAACACAG GTTGCGAGAAGTATGAAGGAAAAAGTTGAAGCACAAGGAAGGTACATGGAGAGACTTGGACAAAGCAGTGAGATGAAAACAAGAACTGGAAAAGCATGCAAGGCTTTTGATTCTTCTACAACTGCACCTCTGCCTTCTCTTTCTGAGGAATCCGAATCACTGAAATCACAGAGTGAGAAAGAGCATGAATCAGTCAAAAAGCAAAGGATTTCAGAAGAGGGTGTTTTTCCATTAAGTTTTGAACATGCATCATCAACCCCACCAGAATTCTACAACCAAACATGGAATCTTCCTTGGAGCCAGCTTGCAGCAGCATGCCTATCAACTTTGGATCCCAGTTtcatattttga
- the LOC108329590 gene encoding PHD finger protein ALFIN-LIKE 1 gives MDMASSPRTVEEIFKDYSARRTGVIRALTHDVDEFYGLCDPDKDNLCLYGHPNEAWEVTLPAEEVPPELPEPALGINFARDGMNRRDWLSLVAVHSDSWLVSVAFYLGARLNRNERKRLFSLINDLPSVFEVVTERKPIKDKPTVDSGSKSRGSTKRSNDGQVKSNPKFAADEGYEEDEDEHNETLCGSCGGNYNADEFWICCDICERWFHGKCVKITPAKAEGIKQYKCPSCSLRRGRP, from the exons ATGGACATGGCTTCCAGTCCGCGCACCGTTGAAGAGATCTTCAAGGACTATAGCGCCAGAAGAACCGGTGTTATTCGCGCTCTCACTCATG aCGTTGATGAATTTTACGGACTCTGCGATCCAG ATAAGGATAACTTGTGCCTCTATGGACACCCAAATGAAGCCTGGGAAGTAACTCTGCCAGCAGAGGAAGTTCCACCAGAGCTCCCTGAGCCAGCTCTTGGAATCAATTTTGCTAGGGATGGCATGAACCGAAGGGACTGGCTATCTCTGGTTGCTGTGCACAGTGACTCGTGGTTGGTTTCTGTGGCCTTCTACCTTGGGGCTCGTCTTAACCGCAATGAAAG GAAACGTTTGTTTAGTTTGATCAATGATCTTCCATCCGTTTTTGAAGTTGTGACTGAAAGGAAACCAATTAAGGACAAGCCCACTGTGGATAGTGGAAGCAAGTCTCGGGGAAGTACCAAG AGATCCAATGATGGGCAAGTTAAAAGCAACCCGAAGTTTGCTGCAGATGAGGGTTACGAGGAGGATGAAGATGAGCACAACGAAACACTCTGTGGAAGCTGTGGTGGAAACTACAACGCAGACGAGTTTTGGATTTGCTGCGACATATGTGAGAGGTGGTTCCATGGGAAGTGCGTTAAGATCACCCCTGCAAAGGCTGAGGGCATAAAGCAGTATAAATGTCCATCATGCAGCCTGAGGCGTGGCAGGCCCTAG
- the LOC108327720 gene encoding uncharacterized protein LOC108327720, producing the protein MGVDYYKILKVDRSAKDDDIKKAYRSLAMKWHPDKNPNNKKDAEAKFKQISEAYDVLSDPQKRAVYDQYGEEGLNGVPPGGGGFPGGSDGGPTTFRFNPRSADDIFSEFFGFTSPLGRGGMGDMGGRPGFSRGGPFGEDIFAQFRNAVGEGSGHMPRKGAPIEKTLFCSLEDLYKGTTKKMKISRDVNDASGRPITVEEILTIEIKPGWKKGTKITFPEKGNEQRGVIPSDLVFIIDEKSHSLFKRDGNDLVVTQKVSLVEALTGYTVQLTTLDGRNLTIPVNNTISPTYEEVVKGEGMPIPKDPSRKGNLRIKFNIKFPSRLTSEQKSGIKRLLTSP; encoded by the exons ATGGGCGTGGACTACTACAAGATTCTTAAAGTAGATAGGAGCGCCAAAGATGATGATATTAAGAAAGCATATCGAAGTTTGGCCATGAAGTGGCACCCTGATAAAAACCCTAACAACAAGAAAGATGCTGAAGCTAAATTCAAGCAAATCTCAGAAGCATATGAT GTCTTGAGTGATCCCCAGAAGCGAGCCGTGTATGATCAGTATGGTGAGGAGGGTTTGAATGGGGTGCCGCCGGGTGGCGGTGGTTTTCCTGGTGGCAGCGATGGTGGGCCGACAACATTCCGGTTCAATCCCAGAAGTGCCGATGATATATTTTCTGAGTTTTTCGGGTTTACGAGCCCCCTTGGTCGTGGTGGAATGGGGGACATGGGTGGCCGACCTGGATTTTCCAGGGGTGGCCCGTTTGGTGAAGATATTTTTGCTCAATTTCGGAATGCTGTTGGGGAGGGCTCTGGCCATATGCCTAGAAAAGGGGCACCCATTGagaaaacattgttttgtaGTTTGGAGGATTTGTATAAAGGGACTACCAAGAAAATGAAGATTTCAAGGGATGTTAACGATGCCAGTGG GAGACCCATCACAGTGGAGGAAATCCTGACAATTGAGATAAAGCCAGGTTGGAAGAAAGgaacaaaaataacatttccCGAAAAGGGAAATGAACAAAGAGGAGTTATCCCTTCAGACCTTGTGTTCATAATCGATGAGAAGTCTCATTCTCTCTTCAAGAGGGATGGCAATGATCTTGTTGTCACCCAGAAAGTATCTCTTGTAGAAGCCTTGACAGGTTACACAGTTCAGCTGACAACACTTGATGGTCGGAATCTGACAATTCCTGTTAACAACACGATTAGTCCGACATATGAAGAAGTTGTCAAAGGAGAGGGTATGCCGATTCCAAAAGATCCTTCCAGAAAGGGAAACTTGAGAATCAAGTTCAATATCAAGTTTCCTTCCAGGCTTACATCCGAACAGAAAAGTGGCATCAAACGATTACTGACATCACCTTAA